In Dyadobacter sp. CECT 9275, the following proteins share a genomic window:
- a CDS encoding D-2-hydroxyacid dehydrogenase gives MIVYCHSIFDDLLRQRLSEAIPSEYQIFFRTESDTENQQNFEKANLILGNPPIAWFNKPHDNLVFWQLDSAGFDQYSGVVLSNDTKVANMGDWFARPCAESIIGGVLALYRGLDKLTLLKQKPEWIGTPLRQNLKIIYKQNVVILGAGTIGQAVNEILKGLGCNIHIMARTSPMATLHSREELLRELSNFDLVINTLPGTAYHFADDEFFAAMKKSSVYASVGRGSTTDESTLTEALRSGHLDGAVLDVTETEPLPYESPLWQMENVILTQHTGGGHKNEHMGKVDLFLNNIFALESGAEIIDQITLSKGY, from the coding sequence ATGATCGTATACTGTCACTCCATATTTGACGATCTGCTTCGTCAGCGCTTATCCGAAGCGATCCCTTCAGAATATCAGATATTTTTTCGTACCGAAAGCGATACCGAAAATCAGCAGAATTTTGAAAAAGCTAATCTCATTCTCGGAAATCCTCCCATTGCCTGGTTTAACAAACCGCACGATAATCTGGTCTTCTGGCAGCTGGACTCCGCCGGTTTTGACCAATATTCCGGGGTGGTACTCAGCAACGATACCAAAGTTGCCAACATGGGAGACTGGTTTGCTAGGCCCTGTGCTGAAAGTATTATAGGCGGTGTGCTGGCACTTTACCGCGGCTTGGATAAACTCACTTTATTAAAACAAAAACCTGAGTGGATTGGTACGCCCCTGCGGCAGAACCTAAAAATTATTTACAAACAAAATGTGGTCATTCTTGGTGCTGGTACCATTGGTCAGGCGGTTAATGAAATACTCAAAGGGCTTGGCTGTAATATCCATATTATGGCACGGACTTCTCCCATGGCCACTTTACATTCGAGAGAAGAACTGCTGCGCGAGCTATCAAATTTTGATCTGGTTATTAATACGTTACCTGGAACCGCGTATCATTTTGCTGATGATGAGTTTTTTGCCGCAATGAAAAAAAGCAGTGTTTACGCCAGCGTAGGAAGAGGAAGTACTACAGATGAAAGCACTTTAACGGAAGCACTGCGGTCGGGCCACCTGGATGGCGCCGTGCTGGACGTAACGGAAACCGAGCCGCTTCCTTACGAAAGTCCGTTATGGCAGATGGAAAATGTGATTTTGACGCAGCATACCGGCGGGGGACACAAAAATGAACATATGGGCAAAGTAGATTTATTCCTCAATAACATTTTTGCATTGGAATCCGGTGCTGAAATCATTGATCAGATTACCTTGTCCAAAGGGTACTGA
- a CDS encoding polysaccharide deacetylase family protein, which produces MKRYLAILLFSLFSLTGTAQKNGARLIVRGDDMGYSHSGNEALIKSYRDGFMTSIEVIVPSPWFPEAAKMLKETPGVDVGIHLALTSEWDNVKWRPLTNAPSLRDADGYFFPMVFANKNYPGRSIKENQWKIEDIEKEFRAQIETGLRYIPRISHLSSHMGCTNLSQEVQQLTARLAKEYKIAVNDNYQGVGYEGPHKTPQEKLDSFTKMLDKLETGKTYLFVDHPGLDNDELRAIHHIGYEDVAMDRQGVTDLFTNEKIKEIIKQKGIQLIGYRDLGRLKD; this is translated from the coding sequence ATGAAACGATATCTCGCCATTTTGCTATTCAGCCTGTTTTCCCTCACCGGAACCGCCCAGAAAAACGGAGCTCGCCTGATCGTTCGCGGGGACGATATGGGGTATAGTCATTCGGGAAACGAAGCACTTATTAAATCCTACCGGGACGGCTTCATGACTTCCATTGAGGTGATAGTACCTTCCCCCTGGTTTCCGGAAGCGGCTAAAATGCTGAAAGAAACACCTGGGGTGGATGTAGGTATCCACCTTGCCCTCACCAGCGAGTGGGATAATGTAAAATGGCGGCCATTAACAAACGCCCCAAGCCTTAGAGACGCGGACGGATACTTTTTCCCTATGGTATTTGCCAATAAAAATTACCCCGGCAGGTCTATAAAAGAAAATCAATGGAAAATTGAAGATATAGAAAAGGAATTTCGTGCCCAGATCGAAACAGGTTTAAGGTATATCCCGCGCATCAGTCATTTATCTTCTCACATGGGATGTACAAACCTCTCACAGGAAGTACAGCAACTAACTGCCAGGCTGGCAAAAGAATACAAAATTGCGGTTAATGATAACTACCAGGGAGTGGGTTATGAAGGCCCACACAAAACTCCGCAAGAAAAACTGGACAGCTTCACCAAAATGCTGGATAAGCTTGAAACAGGTAAAACCTACCTATTTGTGGATCACCCGGGGCTGGACAATGATGAACTGCGTGCCATTCATCACATTGGCTATGAAGATGTTGCCATGGACCGGCAAGGCGTGACAGATTTGTTTACCAATGAAAAAATAAAAGAAATAATTAAACAAAAGGGTATCCAGCTCATCGGATACCGGGACCTGGGCCGTCTGAAAGATTAA